The Enterobacter huaxiensis sequence CACCTCTCGCAAAGCAGCGATCACAGCGGAAATCCGTCTGTCTGACCTGGCGAAAGTTGAAGGCGGCGTTGTAGACCTGAACACGCTGAAAGCAGCAAACATTATCGGAATCCAGATCGAGTTCGCGAAAGTGATCCTGGCTGGTGAAGTTTCTACTCCGGTAACTGTTCGTGGCCTGCGTGTTACTAAAGGTGCTCGTGCTGCTATCGAAGCTGCTGGCGGTAAAATTGAGGAATAAGTAGCAGATGGCTAAGCAACCGGGATTAGATTTTCAAAGTGCCAAAGGTGGATTTGGCGAGCTGAAACGCAGACTGCTGTTTGTTATCGGCGCGCTGATTGTGTTCCGTGTTGGCTCTTTTATTCCGATCCCTGGTATCGATGCCGCTGTACTTGCCAAACTGCTTGAGCAACAGCGAGGCACCATCATTGAAATGTTCAACATGTTCTCTGGTGGTGCTCTCAGCCGTGCTTCAATCTTTGCACTGGGTATTATGCCGTACATTTCGGCATCTATTATCATCCAGCTGCTGACGGTCGTTCATCCGGCCCTGGCAGAGCTGAAGAAAGAAGGGGAGTCTGGACGTCGTAAGATAAGCCAGTACACCCGTTACGGCACTCTGGTGCTGGCAATATTCCAGTCGATCGGTATTGCTACCGGTCTTCCGAATATGCCTGGTATGCAGGGCCTGGTGTTAAACCCGGGC is a genomic window containing:
- the rplO gene encoding 50S ribosomal protein L15, with product MRLNTLSPAEGSKKAGKRLGRGIGSGLGKTGGRGHKGQNSRSGGGVRRGFEGGQMPLYRRLPKFGFTSRKAAITAEIRLSDLAKVEGGVVDLNTLKAANIIGIQIEFAKVILAGEVSTPVTVRGLRVTKGARAAIEAAGGKIEE